In the Campylobacter sputorum subsp. sputorum genome, AAATATTTTTGTCGTTAAAATTTATTTTAAACTCATCAAGTTTATCAAATAACACTTTTCCAAATTTGCTTAATTTTCCATCAAATCTATTATAAGTTTTTGCTTTTTTGTCCCATAAATTTTGCATTTATAATCCTTGTAAAATTATATCATAAAGTCTATTTATGTCATTATCATCTATAAATGATGAATTTTTTGTATCAAAGAGCCTTTTTATGTAATTTGCATTAAAATCATCAGCGTGTGAGCACATTTTGTGAGATGGTAAAAATCCTCTAACCAAAGCCACATTTTCTTCTATTTTTTCATCACAAATAAAACAAATCATATCATTATGTAACCTTCCTTCGTTAGCTAAAATTTCTAAATAAGCTTCTATTACTATGCGTTTTGGATTTGTTTTATCAAATTTAAGTGCCATATTTTCTAATGTTTGAAAATAAATTTCATCTAAATCCTCAGTATCTTTTAAATGTTTGTAGAGTAAATTTATAAATTGCTGCCAGATTATGAGCCTATTTCTATCATAAAGCCATTTAAATCCAAGGTGCATAACGCTTCTAAGTTGCGGCAAAAATTTGATATTTGATATAAGTTCAAAATCTATTTTATATCCAAGCATGATATTTGAGTGTCTTGCACCATAAAAACGATATGATTTAACTAGTAAGTCTTTGGTTAAAATATCAACTATCAAATCTTCATCGCGTAATTTTTGCGTATGAATTATGTAGCCTTGCATGTTATTAGAAAAATTCCATTATTAGTTTTTGCATATCTTTTGAATTATTAGTAAAATTTACATCA is a window encoding:
- the recO gene encoding recombination protein RecO, translating into MQGYIIHTQKLRDEDLIVDILTKDLLVKSYRFYGARHSNIMLGYKIDFELISNIKFLPQLRSVMHLGFKWLYDRNRLIIWQQFINLLYKHLKDTEDLDEIYFQTLENMALKFDKTNPKRIVIEAYLEILANEGRLHNDMICFICDEKIEENVALVRGFLPSHKMCSHADDFNANYIKRLFDTKNSSFIDDNDINRLYDIILQGL